One window of Daphnia carinata strain CSIRO-1 chromosome 7, CSIRO_AGI_Dcar_HiC_V3, whole genome shotgun sequence genomic DNA carries:
- the LOC130699353 gene encoding sorting nexin-2-like has protein sequence MADDRHAPKLDDESNDDDLFASAIEIKVEAKADISLEDDRSNGLSPIEEQSHNLSAVDEIDLNSDSEYKDGVPDIKAKIELRSEPEDIFEDIPDPKEVHGETMAGHSTLETLVTSPRTQSCNAYHTGTIIEDDKITTAEDDGKFITISVKDPQKIGDGISSFLTYNVVTRTNIGLFRKTEMIVSRRFSDFLGLHDKLAEKYLHKGRLVPAPPEKNVVGTTKVKMAGGQTEHEGKLPEFVERRRAALERYLIRIAIHPVFQVDPDFREFLECEDELPRASNTSALSGAGVLRLFNRMGETVTKIAFKMGESDPWFEERHQQLETLESQFRRLQASLEGLYSHRRELAFATAALGKGLALLSNGEDHAGLSRALAKMAELHDKLEGVHNEQSNADFYILHELIKDYLSLLGVVKDVFHERVKAFQTWQHAQQMLAKKREAVDRWESTGRSDKVAPAKDEVLEWEAKVNRSQEEFDVISKAIKKELERFELQRVKDFKAAFISYLEAQMKAQDKIIEHWETYMPEAKAIA, from the exons ATAAAAGTTGAAGCCAAAGCAGACATTTCCTTAGAAGATGATAGGTCAAATGGTTTGTCTCCTATTGAAGAACAATCTCACAATTTGTCAGCTGTCGATGAGATAGACTTAAACTCAGATAGTGAATACAAAGATGGTGTTCCTGACATTAAAGCAAAGATTGAACTGAGATCGGAACCTGAAGACATATTTGAAGATATTCCTGACCCGAAAGAAGTACATGGTGAAACAATGGCAGGGCATTCAACCTTGGAAACACTGGTAACATCTCCAAGAACACAG AGTTGTAATGCTTACCATACTGGGACCATAATTGAAGACGACAAAATTACCACTGCAGAg gATGATGGCAAATTTATTACAATCAGTGTAAAAGACCCCCAAAAAATCGGCGAtggaatttcttcttttcttacatATAACGTAGTTACCCGCACGAATATTGGGTTATTCAGGAAAACCGAAATGATTGTATCCCGACGTTTTTCGGATTTCCTTGGATTGCACGATAAACTGGCGGAGAAGTACTTGCATAAAGGTCGCTTGGTGCCAGCCCCTCCAGAGAAGAATGTTGTTG GTACTACAAAAGTAAAAATGGCTGGTGGTCAAACTGAACACGAGGGCAAGTTGCCGGAATTTGTTGAACGCCGCAGGGCGGCCCTGGAGCGGTACCTTATCCGCATTGCTATTCATCCCGTTTTTCAAGTAGATCCTGATTTCCGGGAATTCTTAGAATGTG AGGACGAATTGCCACGAGCGTCGAATACGTCTGCCCTCAGTGGAGCTGGAGTCTTAAGACTCTTTAATCGCATGGGGGAAACAGTAACCAAAATTGCTTTTAAGATGGGTGAATCTGATCCC TGGTTTGAAGAACGACACCAACAGCTGGAAACGCTAGAATCTCAATTCCGCCGACTGCAGGCTTCTTTGGAAGGCTTGTACAGTCATCGACGTGAGTTGGCGTTTGCAACTGCTGCCCTAGGCAAAGGGCTAGCCCTACTTAGTAATGGCGAGGATCATGCAGGATTATCGAGGGCCCTTGCCAAGATGGCCGAACTCCATGATAAA TTAGAAGGCGTTCACAATGAGCAGTCCAATGCGgatttttacattttgcatGAACTCATTAAGGACTACTTGTCGCTTTTGGGTGTTGTGAAG GACGTGTTTCACGAACGTGTGAAAGCCTTCCAGACATGGCAGCACGCTCAGCAAATGTTGGCCAAAAAGCGCGAAGCGGTTGATCGATGGGAATCGACTGGTCGTTCTGACAAAGTTGCTCCTGCTAAAGATGAAGTCCTAGAG TGGGAGGCTAAAGTCAATCGAAGCCAAGAAGAATTTGATGTCATTTCCAAGGCCATCAAAAAGGAGCTGGAGCGTTTTGAACTCCAACGCGTTAAGGACTTTAAGGCAGCCTTCATATCGTACTTGGAAGCGCAGATGAAAGCTCAGGACAAA ATCATTGAACATTGGGAGACGTACATGCCTGAGGCCAAAGCTATCGCTTAA